In the genome of Vicia villosa cultivar HV-30 ecotype Madison, WI linkage group LG7, Vvil1.0, whole genome shotgun sequence, one region contains:
- the LOC131620973 gene encoding uncharacterized protein LOC131620973 has protein sequence MVDISDLKDGALREIVMDESVFGIEFKSLITLDDLEEIFKHDQLGVNNMHSYIRLLYDRVLRGTLLSNRFRFVSSAHCSGMAIALERESVRQRLVDRFMSTGNTECLHLWAYNTRPVGAHWLLLAINPIREVVYYLNSVNGEWTNYPAMKDIVDLSIQVFRSQRDAQVSQTKSNNITWIQVQCPQQRNSYDCGYFVLRFMKEILQANQLEIPLTNLDEFRAAGYPKLKLEEIKEDLCHFYIKRFFMKDLCRIEL, from the exons atggttgatatttccgatttgaaggatggtgctttacgtgaaatcgttatggatgagagtgtcttcggtattgaattcaagtcacttattacacttgatgacttggaggagatttttaagcatgatcaactaggcgtcaataacatgcactcatacatccg gttgttgtatgacagagtgttgcgcgggactctgttgtctaacagattccgtttcgtgtcttccgcccactgcagcggaatggcaattgctttggaacgggaatcagttagacagcgattagtcgatagattcatgtccaccggcaatacagaatgtctgcatctttgggcgtataatacccgaccagtagg agcacactggttgctgcttgctatcaaccctataagggaagtcgtttattatctgaattcggtaaatggtgaatggaccaattatccggccatgaaggacatcgttgattt atcaatacaagtgttccgaagtcaacgggacgcacaggtatcccaaactaaatctaacaacattacttggatccaagtgcag tgtccgcaacagcgaaacagttacgattgcggatactttgtattgaggtttatgaaagaaatccttcaggcaaatcaattagagattccgctcacg aaccttgacgaattccgtgccgctggatacccgaaacttaagttggaagaaataaaagaggatttgtgtcatttttatattaagcgctttttcatgaaggatttgtgtcgaattgaactataa